A single region of the Thermotoga profunda AZM34c06 genome encodes:
- a CDS encoding glycosyltransferase — MEIFEKIFQLIQLSEFSKARELAQNISTDVDKKNTLGIISFYERNIDDAIKFFEEALKIDPTHSDVLFNYSKALFEKEEYFESWRYLTRISKKTWEVYDMLGDTQLKQNNPAMALHYYKKAYEMSNIKELKEKYESIKKQSLRNEKLAIFCLPGLDNFIRDIPEILSNIYEVRLVVTTDSKQIVEAYNWADIIWLEWANEMAVEITNKLQKTNKYIVCRLHGYESLREDLLKSINWRVIDVMIFVADNVQKSAYENMPKLREIPYQIIYNGIDLTKFKFKRYNKGTNLVFVGHFNYKKNPVLAVQILKKLCDLDKNYKLFWAGQMQDQRTFNYVNYVIEKMGIKSNFQFDGFRKDIDLYLEDKNIFLSTSIHEGYGVAILESMAKGIKPVIHNFYVAEEFYPKEYIFNTIDEAIQMITGEDYDSEKYRSFTEKNSSLERQIKKIAEILEEKRIHLEYKFSPHASCNILRTDNLSLKVVDPIETDIIVRLQTYETDLESGLKRIKAPINQVDPNLLISDENIEYMVDFLEKFIKHGFAYQRTLYYAFLKDMYEKSLYKKPPEQIIDGFLKLYQSIKNSKQIYNPVVAFINEGLKGVSFHTGQKTTVEIPEDVSLLVVSGRYRVAIAVFLGFEVVPTYIAKNRFKSSPSEIFSILPIYWKYYLQEKEKEYKKLIESTYVGSFKSDYQLHMDPMKKKIVADFILKVKPRKIIDIGCNKGELSYDFMKYGIEVLGIDISSRESLNLPGDYPFVQMNIAEQDFPFNADVILFLSVYHHLVYNYGLKRADEIFFRLLSKTKYLIFDSGHSQERGIYRQNWINELRKYFSSEKELLDHFSIPYETLGKWKTPQGDERTIVVFTNTSYVRQ, encoded by the coding sequence GTGGAAATATTTGAAAAAATTTTTCAATTGATTCAACTAAGCGAATTTTCAAAAGCAAGAGAATTAGCTCAGAATATATCAACTGATGTCGATAAAAAAAATACACTTGGAATAATATCTTTCTATGAAAGAAATATCGATGATGCTATAAAGTTTTTTGAAGAAGCATTGAAAATAGACCCAACACATTCAGATGTGCTCTTTAATTATTCAAAAGCGCTTTTCGAGAAGGAAGAATATTTTGAATCCTGGAGATATCTGACAAGGATATCAAAGAAAACATGGGAAGTTTACGATATGCTTGGTGATACTCAGCTAAAGCAAAATAACCCTGCCATGGCATTACACTATTATAAAAAAGCCTATGAAATGTCCAATATCAAAGAACTCAAAGAAAAATACGAGTCCATCAAAAAACAGAGCCTTAGAAATGAAAAACTCGCCATATTTTGTCTTCCTGGCTTGGACAATTTCATAAGAGATATCCCAGAGATCCTATCAAATATCTATGAAGTAAGACTTGTTGTAACAACAGACAGTAAGCAGATCGTTGAAGCTTATAACTGGGCAGATATCATTTGGTTAGAATGGGCAAATGAAATGGCGGTGGAGATAACGAATAAATTACAAAAGACAAACAAGTACATTGTTTGTCGACTTCATGGTTACGAATCTCTCAGAGAGGACTTATTAAAGTCTATAAATTGGCGTGTGATCGATGTGATGATTTTCGTTGCGGACAATGTACAAAAGAGTGCGTATGAAAACATGCCAAAATTGAGAGAAATACCCTATCAAATCATATACAACGGTATTGATCTAACCAAATTCAAATTTAAAAGGTATAACAAAGGAACGAATCTGGTCTTCGTCGGACATTTCAATTACAAAAAGAATCCAGTTTTAGCAGTTCAGATATTGAAAAAATTATGTGATCTGGACAAAAATTATAAATTGTTTTGGGCTGGTCAAATGCAAGATCAGAGAACCTTCAATTACGTGAATTACGTAATAGAGAAAATGGGAATAAAATCGAATTTTCAATTTGACGGTTTTCGGAAAGATATAGATCTTTATTTAGAAGACAAAAACATTTTTCTTTCAACAAGTATACACGAAGGTTATGGCGTCGCTATTCTTGAATCAATGGCAAAAGGTATCAAGCCAGTTATACATAATTTCTACGTTGCAGAAGAGTTCTATCCCAAAGAATATATCTTCAACACTATAGACGAAGCTATTCAGATGATAACAGGCGAGGACTACGATTCTGAGAAATATCGCTCATTCACCGAGAAAAACAGTTCGCTTGAGAGACAAATAAAGAAAATCGCAGAGATTTTGGAAGAGAAGAGAATTCATCTTGAATACAAATTTTCACCACATGCTTCATGTAACATCTTGAGAACTGATAATCTTTCACTTAAAGTTGTGGATCCAATTGAAACTGATATAATCGTGAGGTTGCAAACTTATGAAACGGATCTTGAATCTGGTTTGAAACGTATTAAAGCACCCATTAATCAAGTTGATCCAAATCTCTTAATTTCAGATGAAAACATCGAATATATGGTCGATTTTCTGGAAAAATTCATAAAACATGGTTTTGCATATCAGAGAACACTTTACTATGCATTTCTGAAAGATATGTATGAAAAATCCTTGTACAAAAAACCTCCAGAACAAATAATTGATGGATTTCTAAAACTCTATCAATCTATTAAAAATTCAAAGCAAATCTACAATCCAGTTGTCGCTTTTATTAATGAAGGACTAAAGGGGGTAAGTTTTCATACTGGTCAGAAAACAACTGTGGAAATACCTGAGGATGTATCTTTATTGGTAGTCAGTGGCAGGTATAGAGTAGCCATAGCAGTTTTTTTAGGTTTTGAAGTAGTACCCACTTACATTGCAAAAAATAGATTCAAGAGCAGTCCAAGTGAGATCTTTTCAATTCTTCCAATTTACTGGAAATACTATCTCCAGGAAAAAGAAAAAGAATATAAAAAATTGATAGAATCAACTTATGTTGGCTCATTTAAATCTGATTATCAATTACACATGGATCCAATGAAAAAGAAAATTGTAGCCGATTTCATTTTGAAAGTTAAGCCAAGAAAAATTATAGATATTGGATGTAATAAGGGCGAACTATCTTATGACTTTATGAAATACGGTATCGAAGTACTTGGAATAGACATATCATCAAGAGAATCATTGAATCTACCCGGTGACTATCCATTCGTTCAAATGAACATTGCCGAACAAGATTTTCCTTTCAATGCAGATGTGATACTTTTTTTAAGTGTTTATCATCACTTGGTATACAATTATGGATTAAAAAGAGCCGATGAAATCTTTTTCAGGCTATTGTCAAAAACAAAATACTTGATCTTTGATTCGGGACATTCTCAAGAAAGAGGTATCTACAGACAAAACTGGATAAACGAACTACGAAAATATTTTTCATCCGAAAAAGAACTGTTGGATCATTTTTCTATTCCATACGAAACTCTTGGTAAATGGAAAACACCTCAGGGTGATGAACGAACAATAGTCGTTTTCACAAATACTTCGTATGTTCGTCAATAA